One stretch of Chthoniobacterales bacterium DNA includes these proteins:
- a CDS encoding glycogen/starch synthase produces the protein MRILMISAEGPPLARATALVDVLEALPRELRARKHEVGIAMPYYREISENPAIDLRDTGITVDVRVGAKTYVAEFVEGRTAGGVQTFFVRCDEFFGRAGIYGEHGVAYEDNAARFIFFCKAALELARRMTPTPQILHVHDWAAALVPVLVSEQRLPFATVLTIHHLAEQGSFWGLDFELTNLPEKYFKPAGVEYFGRLNLLKGGIVAADKITTVSERYRREILSPEGGCDLDIVLREHAHRLVGILNGADYQRWNPETDYLLPRQFGPGNLHGKTVCRDLLLDGLGLAAAPSGPVFGMVTRLVPEKGFDLFMPLLDRLLSDDVRLIILGEGDAGYETALAIAARKYPTKFAYRSHYDESLAHLIEAGADITLIPSKIEPSGLSAMYSLKYGALPVARATGGIQEIIEDYDPSMDAGFGFLCYEKTPDAFWDSIKRAREIFHDQPTWRTLMERAMARDFSWSEAAARYESIYAELRGATAKIVAA, from the coding sequence ATGCGAATCCTGATGATCAGCGCAGAAGGTCCTCCGCTCGCTCGCGCTACGGCCCTCGTAGACGTGCTGGAAGCGTTGCCGCGAGAACTTCGGGCCCGCAAACACGAGGTCGGGATCGCGATGCCGTACTATCGCGAGATCAGCGAAAACCCCGCCATCGATTTGCGGGACACGGGCATCACCGTGGACGTCCGCGTCGGCGCCAAGACGTATGTCGCGGAGTTCGTCGAAGGCCGCACCGCGGGTGGCGTCCAGACTTTCTTTGTGCGCTGCGACGAATTTTTCGGTCGCGCGGGAATCTATGGGGAACACGGCGTGGCTTACGAGGATAACGCGGCCCGGTTCATCTTCTTTTGCAAGGCGGCATTGGAATTGGCCCGGCGGATGACCCCGACGCCCCAGATCCTGCACGTCCATGATTGGGCCGCCGCCCTTGTTCCCGTCCTGGTTTCCGAGCAGCGGCTTCCGTTTGCCACCGTGCTGACCATTCACCACCTGGCGGAGCAGGGGAGTTTCTGGGGCCTCGATTTTGAGCTGACTAATTTGCCCGAGAAATATTTCAAGCCGGCAGGCGTCGAGTATTTCGGCCGGCTCAATCTGCTCAAGGGCGGAATTGTTGCCGCCGACAAGATCACCACGGTAAGCGAGCGATACCGGCGCGAGATCCTGAGCCCCGAAGGCGGCTGCGACCTCGATATCGTGTTGCGCGAGCACGCTCATCGCCTGGTGGGCATTTTGAATGGCGCAGATTACCAGCGCTGGAATCCCGAGACTGATTACCTCCTGCCGCGTCAATTCGGTCCGGGGAATCTGCATGGCAAGACTGTCTGCCGCGACTTGCTTCTCGACGGACTCGGTCTTGCCGCGGCGCCTTCAGGTCCCGTCTTCGGAATGGTAACGCGACTTGTTCCCGAAAAGGGATTCGATCTCTTCATGCCGCTTTTGGATCGCCTCCTTTCGGACGACGTGCGCCTGATCATTCTCGGGGAAGGCGACGCCGGGTACGAAACCGCGCTCGCCATCGCCGCCCGCAAGTACCCGACGAAGTTTGCCTACCGCAGTCATTACGACGAGTCGCTGGCGCACCTGATCGAAGCCGGCGCCGACATCACCCTGATCCCGTCGAAGATCGAGCCGAGCGGCTTGAGCGCGATGTACAGCCTCAAGTACGGTGCTCTCCCCGTCGCCCGCGCGACCGGTGGCATCCAGGAGATCATCGAGGATTACGATCCGAGCATGGATGCCGGCTTCGGTTTCCTCTGCTACGAAAAAACGCCCGACGCCTTCTGGGATTCCATCAAACGCGCCCGAGAAATCTTCCACGATCAGCCGACGTGGAGGACTCTGATGGAGCGCGCCATGGCCCGCGATTTTTCGTGGAGCGAAGCAGCGGCGCGTTATGAAAGCATTTACGCAGAGTTGAGAGGCGCGACAGCAAAGATAGTTGCTGCTTAA
- a CDS encoding COR domain-containing protein, with product MAKNAAYREAEKKIEEARRSGAKVLDLGWKYGRDESAKLTDVPELLGQLTQLQSLDLSGNQLTVVPDSLGQLARLQSLNLSGNQLATLPIWLGQLTQLQSLNLSGNQLATLPIWLGQLTQLQSLDLTNIGLSSFPIWLRTTTSLINLDVSENSIPEIPSWISELSKIEWFSADANELVYLPDELGDLPHLRWLRIGSGRGGNLFGSFPAAIRKIKGLRTLIALRCRFSEIPEWIGDLAELDELSLEENHLADLPSSIAKLDSLKELSLDKNPLNPELAAAHTEGIVAVMRYLRAKAEAQVVLNEAKLILIGEGEVGKSALLGALRGDEWVEKRDSTHGIEIKPVKVTDPATGTEITLNGWDFGGQRVYRPTHQLFFSAPAVYLVVWKPREGSQAGAVKEWIKLVKHREPDAKILVVATHGGPKERQPDIDRQEIWDLFGKDTVADFFHVDSQPPNEDPKTRRRTGECKGIKALKDAITKVAVSLPEVGRSVPKHWQEAREALRKRKEAYLPLDHVFVICKEHKLDEEDAGLLIRICRRVGDLIHYEHDLMLREMVVLKPDWLATAMSFVLDDENTRANHGLVSFRRLGQLWNHRTRAPEFRYPAQLHPVFLRLMERFDLSYRIAEGGRIEGEGTSLVAQLVPDVRPETDVTRVWPETLARGDEQQLQICRIVETANNQSATAEGLFYQLIVRLHKFSLGRANFKESVHWQRGLLVEDDTGARAFLENIGNDVRITVRSPYPSRFLSALTYEVKWLVESFWTGLRCDVTVPCLVPLPNGDACKGLFEVGKLLENKKRGRPEQPCPVCNEWQSIEQLLNNAPAARPNPLDELLVNFTEMMGMLQGVRRQLGAQQAQIIGRFDDLDASSKEIVSKVESAYSGLMHPLLDEAKEGPRLFSFEPVEPGFFDRPKWMSAKFRLTLWCEHSRRPLWFYSDGADAGVYTIDFPREWLVKAAPFLKVLSSTLGLLLPVVAATAKVALPEASYKGIEAQLALGKATAESLLKGGGEVGEWLTKDDGVEFQTATAIRAEGGVLRQLHALLKEKDPTFGGLVRVQNKRQEFLWVHPSFEGEY from the coding sequence ATGGCTAAAAACGCAGCATATCGAGAAGCGGAGAAGAAGATCGAAGAAGCGCGGCGGTCGGGGGCGAAGGTACTCGATCTCGGTTGGAAGTATGGCCGAGACGAATCCGCGAAACTGACCGATGTGCCGGAGTTGCTCGGGCAGCTCACGCAGTTGCAATCGCTGGATCTCTCCGGTAACCAACTCACGGTGGTGCCGGACTCGCTGGGCCAGCTCGCACGGTTGCAGTCGCTGAACCTCTCCGGCAACCAGCTGGCGACGCTGCCAATATGGCTGGGCCAGCTCACGCAGTTGCAGTCGCTGAACCTCTCCGGCAACCAACTGGCGACGCTGCCAATATGGCTGGGCCAGCTCACGCAGTTGCAGTCGCTGGATTTAACCAACATTGGGCTCTCTTCGTTTCCCATCTGGCTGCGCACGACGACATCGTTGATCAACCTGGACGTATCGGAAAATTCAATTCCCGAAATCCCCTCATGGATCTCTGAACTTTCCAAGATCGAATGGTTCAGCGCCGATGCAAATGAGTTGGTTTACCTTCCAGACGAGCTGGGCGACTTGCCCCACTTACGCTGGCTTCGCATTGGTTCTGGGAGAGGTGGCAATTTGTTTGGCTCCTTTCCTGCGGCGATTAGGAAAATCAAAGGGCTGCGCACCTTGATCGCGCTTCGATGTCGGTTCTCGGAAATCCCTGAGTGGATTGGTGACCTTGCGGAGCTAGACGAGCTAAGCCTTGAAGAAAATCATCTGGCGGACCTGCCTAGTTCGATTGCCAAGCTGGACTCGCTGAAAGAGCTTAGTCTCGACAAAAATCCACTGAACCCCGAGCTTGCCGCCGCCCACACGGAGGGCATCGTGGCGGTCATGCGCTACCTGCGTGCGAAGGCGGAAGCGCAGGTGGTGTTGAACGAGGCCAAGCTGATCCTGATTGGCGAGGGGGAGGTGGGGAAGAGCGCGTTGCTCGGAGCGTTGCGCGGCGACGAATGGGTGGAGAAGCGGGACAGCACACACGGCATCGAGATCAAGCCAGTGAAGGTGACCGATCCCGCCACCGGCACGGAGATCACACTCAACGGCTGGGATTTCGGCGGACAGCGGGTCTATCGGCCCACGCACCAGTTGTTCTTCAGCGCGCCAGCAGTCTATCTGGTAGTTTGGAAGCCGCGCGAAGGTTCGCAAGCAGGGGCGGTCAAGGAGTGGATCAAGCTGGTGAAACACCGCGAGCCAGATGCCAAAATACTTGTCGTGGCCACGCACGGCGGCCCCAAGGAGCGCCAGCCCGACATCGACCGACAGGAAATCTGGGACCTCTTTGGCAAAGACACGGTCGCCGATTTCTTCCACGTGGACAGTCAGCCACCGAACGAAGATCCAAAGACGCGTCGTCGCACGGGAGAGTGCAAGGGCATCAAGGCCTTGAAGGACGCCATCACAAAGGTGGCGGTGTCGCTGCCGGAAGTCGGGCGCAGTGTTCCGAAACACTGGCAGGAAGCGCGAGAGGCCTTGCGCAAGAGAAAGGAGGCGTATCTGCCGCTCGATCACGTTTTCGTCATCTGCAAGGAACACAAGTTGGACGAAGAGGATGCCGGCCTACTGATCCGCATCTGCCGTCGCGTGGGAGACCTTATCCATTACGAGCATGATCTAATGCTGCGCGAAATGGTGGTGCTCAAGCCGGACTGGCTGGCTACTGCCATGAGCTTTGTGTTGGATGATGAAAATACTCGTGCAAACCACGGACTCGTGTCATTTCGGCGGCTCGGGCAATTGTGGAATCATCGAACTAGGGCGCCTGAGTTTCGCTACCCAGCGCAGTTGCATCCGGTTTTTCTGCGATTGATGGAGCGCTTCGATCTGTCCTACCGCATTGCCGAAGGTGGTCGGATCGAGGGCGAGGGCACGAGCCTTGTCGCGCAATTGGTGCCCGATGTTCGTCCGGAAACGGACGTCACGCGTGTTTGGCCTGAAACGCTCGCGCGAGGAGACGAGCAGCAATTGCAAATCTGCCGAATCGTGGAGACCGCGAACAATCAATCCGCGACTGCGGAGGGACTCTTTTACCAGCTCATCGTGCGCCTCCACAAATTCTCGCTGGGCCGCGCGAACTTCAAAGAAAGCGTCCACTGGCAGCGCGGCCTGTTGGTGGAAGACGACACGGGAGCACGTGCTTTTCTGGAGAACATCGGCAACGACGTGCGCATTACTGTCCGCTCGCCCTATCCGTCGCGGTTTCTCTCCGCGCTCACATATGAAGTGAAGTGGCTGGTTGAGAGCTTCTGGACTGGTCTGCGCTGCGACGTGACGGTGCCCTGTCTGGTTCCGTTACCGAACGGAGATGCGTGCAAGGGGTTGTTTGAAGTAGGGAAGTTGTTGGAAAATAAGAAGAGAGGCCGGCCCGAGCAGCCATGTCCGGTTTGCAACGAATGGCAGAGCATCGAACAACTGCTTAACAATGCTCCGGCGGCTCGCCCCAATCCACTCGATGAGCTGCTGGTGAACTTCACCGAAATGATGGGAATGCTTCAAGGCGTTCGGCGTCAATTAGGCGCACAGCAGGCGCAAATCATCGGGCGTTTTGACGATCTCGACGCGAGTAGCAAGGAGATCGTGAGCAAGGTTGAATCGGCTTACTCAGGCCTTATGCACCCGCTGCTGGACGAGGCGAAAGAGGGCCCGCGGCTATTCAGCTTCGAGCCGGTGGAGCCAGGGTTTTTCGATCGGCCGAAATGGATGAGTGCTAAGTTTCGGTTGACGCTGTGGTGCGAACACTCTCGCCGCCCGCTGTGGTTTTATTCGGACGGTGCGGACGCGGGGGTTTACACCATTGACTTTCCCCGTGAGTGGCTGGTAAAGGCTGCGCCTTTCTTGAAGGTGTTATCGAGCACCCTCGGGCTGCTCCTACCAGTCGTCGCCGCAACGGCAAAGGTAGCGCTACCGGAAGCTAGTTATAAGGGGATCGAAGCGCAGCTTGCGCTGGGAAAAGCGACCGCGGAATCGCTTCTCAAAGGGGGAGGAGAGGTCGGCGAGTGGCTGACGAAGGATGACGGCGTCGAGTTTCAGACCGCGACAGCGATTCGGGCGGAGGGTGGCGTTCTGCGGCAGTTACACGCGTTGCTAAAGGAAAAAGACCCGACTTTTGGTGGCCTGGTGCGAGTGCAGAATAAGCGGCAGGAGTTCCTCTGGGTCCACCCTTCATTTGAAGGAGAATATTAG
- a CDS encoding inorganic diphosphatase: MHPISKLPPTDRESGDLNIIIDTPKGSRNKFAWDEKRLLFELSGVLPAGAVFPYDFGFIPNTRGGDGDPLDVLVLMDEPAFSGCLVRSRLLGVIEAEQTEKGETERNDRLIAVASKSRTHGDLKTLTDLSPKLLDEIEHFFISYNEVKGKKFKPLGRYGPERARRLVLRGRRKKR, from the coding sequence ATGCATCCGATTTCGAAACTGCCGCCGACCGACCGTGAGTCAGGCGATCTCAACATCATCATCGACACCCCCAAGGGAAGCCGGAACAAATTCGCCTGGGACGAGAAACGCCTGCTCTTCGAATTGAGCGGTGTCCTGCCGGCAGGCGCCGTTTTTCCCTATGACTTCGGGTTTATTCCGAATACCCGGGGCGGCGATGGTGATCCCTTGGACGTGCTTGTCCTCATGGACGAGCCGGCGTTCAGCGGATGTCTGGTCCGGTCGCGGTTGCTCGGCGTCATCGAGGCCGAGCAAACCGAGAAGGGCGAAACCGAGCGGAACGATCGTCTGATCGCCGTCGCCTCCAAATCGCGCACCCACGGCGATCTGAAAACGCTCACCGACCTCAGCCCGAAGCTGCTCGACGAGATCGAGCATTTCTTCATCTCCTATAACGAAGTGAAGGGGAAAAAGTTCAAGCCGCTCGGCCGCTACGGGCCGGAGCGGGCGCGGCGGCTGGTCCTGCGTGGACGCAGGAAGAAAAGGTGA
- a CDS encoding NAD(P)/FAD-dependent oxidoreductase: MKTNVAIIGAGPAGLTAAYLLSKNNVPVTVLEADPVYVGGISRTATYKGFHFDIGGHRFFSKSKEVNDFWNEILPDDMLDRPRSSRIFYNGKFFAYPLRAFEALIKLGVVRSTLCVLSYFKAKMFPVKDPRNFEDWVTNQFGKRLFNTFFKTYTEKVWGMSCKEISADWAAQRIKGLSLGSAIKNALLPAKQPKDSSKVIKTLINCFKYPRKGPGMMWEACAEKTKAMGGQIEMGSKVVGLEYDAASENWTVSFKNPQGEVQTLEAEHVISSAPMRELVRGIQPAVAEAAKTAADSLKYRDFLTVMLIVKNRDAFHDNWIYIHDPNVKVGRIQNFRSWSPEMVPDEDKACYGLEYFCFEHDGVWDAKDEDLIKQAERELLQIGLAKSGDVLDGTVVRQKKAYPVYDDDYATHVETIREELESRYPNLHLVGRNGMHKYNNQDHAMMTAMLCVENILADTKLYDLWDVNSDAEYHEAGQAAAEESNGTALRDVPSRVSATPELASEQT, from the coding sequence ATGAAAACTAACGTAGCAATCATAGGGGCGGGACCGGCTGGTTTGACGGCGGCGTATCTTCTCTCCAAGAACAACGTCCCGGTCACCGTGCTCGAGGCCGACCCGGTTTACGTGGGCGGCATCTCCCGGACGGCAACCTACAAGGGTTTTCATTTCGATATCGGCGGGCACCGTTTCTTCTCGAAGTCGAAAGAGGTCAACGATTTCTGGAACGAAATTCTGCCCGACGACATGCTCGATCGGCCGCGGTCATCCCGGATTTTTTACAACGGCAAATTCTTCGCCTATCCGCTTCGGGCCTTTGAAGCGCTGATCAAACTGGGTGTCGTCCGCTCGACCCTTTGTGTCCTTTCGTATTTCAAAGCCAAGATGTTTCCGGTGAAAGATCCGCGGAATTTCGAGGACTGGGTGACCAATCAGTTCGGCAAACGTCTCTTCAACACGTTCTTTAAAACCTACACCGAGAAGGTTTGGGGAATGAGCTGCAAGGAAATCTCAGCGGACTGGGCCGCGCAGCGAATCAAGGGCCTGTCGCTAGGCAGCGCCATCAAGAACGCCCTTCTGCCCGCAAAGCAGCCGAAGGACAGCAGCAAAGTCATCAAGACGCTGATCAATTGCTTCAAATACCCGCGCAAAGGTCCCGGCATGATGTGGGAAGCCTGCGCCGAAAAAACCAAAGCCATGGGCGGCCAGATCGAGATGGGCTCGAAGGTTGTCGGTCTGGAATACGACGCAGCCAGCGAAAACTGGACGGTGTCGTTCAAGAATCCGCAGGGCGAGGTGCAAACGCTCGAAGCCGAGCACGTCATTTCTTCCGCGCCGATGCGCGAGCTGGTGCGCGGCATTCAGCCGGCGGTCGCGGAAGCGGCGAAGACAGCGGCCGATTCGTTGAAGTACCGTGATTTCCTCACCGTGATGTTGATCGTGAAGAACCGGGATGCTTTTCACGATAACTGGATTTACATCCATGACCCGAACGTGAAGGTCGGCCGGATCCAGAACTTCCGTTCCTGGTCGCCGGAGATGGTGCCGGACGAAGACAAGGCCTGCTATGGCCTCGAGTATTTCTGTTTCGAGCACGATGGTGTTTGGGACGCGAAGGACGAAGACCTGATCAAGCAAGCGGAGCGCGAGCTCCTTCAGATCGGTTTGGCGAAGTCGGGCGACGTTCTGGACGGCACGGTCGTTCGCCAGAAGAAAGCGTATCCGGTTTACGACGACGATTACGCGACGCACGTCGAGACGATCCGCGAAGAGCTCGAATCCCGTTATCCGAACCTGCATCTGGTGGGACGCAACGGGATGCACAAATACAACAACCAGGACCACGCCATGATGACCGCGATGTTGTGCGTGGAAAATATCCTGGCCGACACCAAGCTTTACGATCTCTGGGATGTGAACAGCGACGCCGAGTATCACGAAGCCGGTCAAGCCGCGGCGGAGGAATCCAACGGCACCGCCTTGCGCGATGTGCCGAGCCGCGTCAGCGCTACGCCCGAACTCGCGTCCGAGCAGACATAG
- the gcvP gene encoding aminomethyl-transferring glycine dehydrogenase, whose protein sequence is MPTAETEIPATRAESGSPSRPPREKDRVDSFARRHIGPNQEARAAMLADLGFENLDELIDATVPKNIRLDGALNLSEAKSETEALGELRNLARNNVVARSFIGAGYSDTITPPVIQRNILENPGWYTAYTPYQAEIAQGRLEALLNFQTMITDLTALDIANASLLDEGTAAAEAMTLCRASVGSERTTFFVAHNCHPQTIEIVQTRAEPLGIKVIVGDFSSFKFDETVFGALVQYPATDGAIFDYESFAKAAHDAGALLVVAADILALTLLKPPGEFGADVAVGSSQRFGVPLGFGGPHAAYFATRDAYKRHMAGRLVGVSHDPSGRPGYRLSMQTREQHIRRDKATSNICTAQVLLAVIASMYAVYHGPRGLRAIAERVHDLTNQLAESLRTAGLKVTHEDFFDTLRIELDRPDAIFARAAKAGMNLRLLGANAISISLDETTTEQDLSALCNLFGANLNSSSNRKSKIENRKSPYLTHPVFNTHHTETEMLRYLRRLESRDLSLTTSMIPLGSCTMKLNATAEMFPISWPELAKLHPFAPEDQTAGYREMCDQLAEWLVEITGFAAVALQPNAGSQGEYAGLLAIRAYHASRDQAARNICLIPTSAHGTNPASAVMAGFKVVPVACLKDGDIDLADLRTKADAHKDDLAALMVTYPSTHGVFETTIREICDIVHSHGGQVYMDGANMNAQVGLCRPGDIGADVCHLNLHKTFCIPHGGGGPGVGPIGVARHLVPFLPALSTIENRNSKFENSSVGPVTSAPYGSASILTISWMYIRMMGGEGLTEATKIAILNANYIAKRLDGYYPVLFKGKRGLVAHECIVDLRQWKTGGVEVEDVAKRLMDYGFHAPTVSFPVAGTLMIEPTESESKPELDRFCDAMISIHAEIDAVVTGKVDKKDNVLKNAPHTAQQVVSDKWEHPYSREQAAYPAPWTREYKFWPAIGRIDSVYGDRNLFCTCPPIEAFDALS, encoded by the coding sequence ATGCCCACTGCCGAAACGGAAATTCCTGCAACACGAGCTGAATCCGGCTCTCCTTCGCGACCGCCCCGCGAGAAAGATCGTGTCGATTCCTTCGCCCGCCGGCATATCGGACCAAATCAAGAGGCGCGCGCCGCCATGCTGGCCGACCTCGGCTTCGAAAATCTCGATGAACTGATCGACGCCACGGTTCCGAAGAACATCCGGCTAGATGGCGCGTTGAATTTGTCGGAGGCAAAATCGGAAACCGAAGCCTTGGGAGAATTGCGGAACCTCGCCCGGAACAATGTCGTCGCGCGTTCCTTTATTGGCGCCGGCTACTCGGACACGATCACCCCGCCCGTTATCCAGCGAAACATTCTGGAAAACCCGGGTTGGTATACCGCTTACACGCCTTACCAGGCCGAGATCGCCCAGGGCCGGCTCGAAGCGCTACTGAACTTCCAGACGATGATCACCGACCTGACAGCGCTGGATATTGCGAACGCGTCGCTGCTGGATGAAGGCACCGCCGCCGCCGAAGCGATGACGCTATGCCGGGCCTCGGTCGGATCGGAGCGCACGACTTTCTTCGTCGCCCACAACTGTCATCCGCAAACGATCGAGATCGTGCAGACGCGAGCTGAACCGCTCGGGATCAAGGTAATTGTCGGCGATTTCTCCAGCTTCAAATTCGACGAGACAGTTTTTGGCGCGCTGGTCCAATATCCCGCTACTGACGGCGCCATCTTTGATTATGAATCTTTCGCTAAAGCTGCGCACGACGCCGGAGCTTTGCTGGTGGTTGCCGCGGACATTCTTGCGCTCACCCTACTGAAACCGCCCGGCGAATTCGGCGCTGATGTCGCCGTGGGGAGCTCGCAACGTTTCGGAGTTCCGCTCGGCTTTGGCGGACCGCACGCCGCCTATTTCGCCACCCGCGACGCCTACAAGCGCCACATGGCCGGACGCCTCGTCGGCGTTTCGCACGATCCGAGCGGCCGTCCCGGTTACCGCCTTTCCATGCAAACCCGCGAGCAACACATTCGCCGCGACAAAGCGACCAGTAACATTTGCACTGCGCAGGTTCTCCTCGCCGTCATCGCATCGATGTATGCCGTCTATCACGGCCCGCGCGGATTGCGGGCCATAGCCGAGCGCGTCCATGACCTGACGAATCAACTCGCGGAATCATTGCGGACCGCCGGCCTCAAGGTCACCCATGAAGATTTCTTCGACACGCTTCGAATCGAGCTAGACAGGCCCGATGCGATTTTCGCTCGCGCCGCCAAGGCCGGAATGAATCTTCGATTGCTGGGCGCCAACGCGATCAGTATTTCTTTGGACGAAACAACAACGGAACAAGATCTCAGCGCCCTCTGCAATTTGTTTGGCGCGAACTTGAACTCATCTTCCAATCGAAAATCGAAAATCGAAAATCGAAAATCCCCTTACCTCACCCATCCCGTTTTCAACACGCACCACACGGAGACGGAGATGCTGCGCTATCTGCGTCGCCTCGAATCGCGCGACCTGTCGTTGACGACTTCCATGATCCCGCTCGGATCGTGCACGATGAAGTTGAACGCGACGGCCGAAATGTTCCCGATTTCCTGGCCGGAGCTCGCGAAGCTCCATCCCTTCGCGCCGGAAGACCAAACTGCCGGTTATCGCGAGATGTGCGACCAGCTCGCCGAATGGCTGGTCGAAATTACTGGCTTCGCTGCAGTCGCGCTCCAACCCAATGCCGGCTCGCAAGGTGAATACGCCGGCTTGCTCGCGATCCGCGCCTATCACGCCTCTCGCGACCAGGCCGCGCGGAATATTTGCCTCATTCCCACCTCGGCGCACGGAACGAACCCGGCCAGCGCGGTGATGGCCGGCTTCAAAGTAGTCCCCGTCGCCTGCCTGAAAGATGGCGATATCGATCTCGCCGATCTCCGCACCAAAGCCGACGCGCACAAGGACGACCTCGCCGCGCTCATGGTCACCTATCCATCAACGCACGGCGTTTTTGAGACCACGATCCGCGAGATCTGCGACATCGTGCATTCTCACGGCGGCCAGGTTTACATGGACGGCGCAAACATGAACGCGCAAGTCGGTCTTTGCCGTCCTGGCGACATCGGGGCCGACGTTTGCCATCTCAATCTCCACAAAACCTTTTGCATCCCCCACGGCGGCGGCGGCCCCGGCGTTGGCCCCATCGGCGTCGCGAGACATCTCGTCCCCTTCCTCCCCGCTCTCTCCACCATCGAAAATCGAAATTCGAAATTCGAAAATTCCTCAGTGGGTCCCGTCACCTCCGCTCCCTACGGCAGCGCCAGTATTCTCACCATCTCGTGGATGTACATCCGGATGATGGGTGGCGAAGGCCTGACTGAAGCCACCAAGATCGCGATCCTGAACGCGAACTACATCGCGAAACGTCTCGACGGTTATTACCCCGTCCTTTTCAAAGGCAAACGCGGTCTCGTCGCCCACGAGTGCATCGTTGATTTGCGCCAATGGAAAACCGGCGGCGTGGAAGTGGAAGACGTCGCCAAACGCCTGATGGATTACGGGTTCCACGCGCCGACGGTTTCGTTCCCAGTCGCCGGCACGCTCATGATCGAGCCGACGGAGAGCGAGTCGAAACCGGAGCTGGACCGGTTTTGTGACGCGATGATTTCAATCCACGCCGAGATCGACGCGGTCGTGACTGGCAAGGTCGACAAGAAAGACAACGTTCTTAAGAACGCGCCCCACACGGCGCAGCAGGTCGTGTCGGACAAATGGGAACACCCGTATTCCCGTGAACAAGCAGCCTACCCGGCGCCGTGGACCCGCGAGTACAAGTTCTGGCCCGCGATTGGGCGGATCGATAGCGTTTACGGCGATCGGAACCTGTTTTGCACCTGCCCGCCGATTGAGGCGTTCGACGCGTTGTCGTAA
- the ilvA gene encoding threonine ammonia-lyase, which yields MITLKDIEAARERIKGAVYYSPCPESIPLSELTGMTIFCKLDNLQRTGSFKERGARNALAQLPPEQQKRGVIAASAGNHAQALAYQGKLLGIPATVVMPKYAPLIKIGNCQKLGANVVLHGKDFTEAKERAHEIAKERGLAYIDGYDDPAIIAGQGTMGLEIVEQVPDLDAVVIPVGGGGLLAGVALAVKSLRPQTKIIAVEADHVASFSAALDSGKPVRIEMQPTLADGLAIAQVGKNAYATAAPLIERTVVVTEEQIAVSILRIVELEKGVVEGAAATPLAACLSGQLPELAGKRVVLLLCGGNIDPNVLSRVVERGLVADGRLCRFTAMISDRPGGLADLATQIASTGASIKQVVHDRAFAGSDVSAVHVLCTVETRNHEHLAEVRARLRDHGVQTFESK from the coding sequence GTGATCACACTGAAAGACATCGAAGCGGCGCGCGAACGAATTAAGGGCGCCGTTTACTATTCGCCCTGCCCGGAATCGATCCCGCTCAGCGAGCTCACCGGGATGACGATCTTCTGCAAGCTCGACAACTTGCAGCGCACCGGCAGCTTCAAGGAACGCGGGGCGCGCAACGCCCTGGCCCAGTTGCCGCCGGAACAACAAAAGCGCGGCGTGATCGCGGCCTCGGCCGGCAACCACGCGCAGGCCCTGGCCTATCAGGGCAAATTGCTCGGCATTCCGGCAACTGTCGTGATGCCGAAATACGCGCCGCTCATTAAGATCGGTAATTGCCAGAAGCTGGGCGCCAACGTTGTCCTGCATGGAAAAGATTTCACTGAGGCGAAGGAACGGGCGCACGAGATCGCAAAGGAACGGGGGCTTGCCTACATCGACGGCTACGACGATCCCGCCATCATCGCGGGGCAAGGGACAATGGGCCTGGAGATCGTCGAGCAAGTGCCTGACCTCGATGCCGTCGTTATTCCCGTGGGTGGGGGCGGTTTGCTCGCGGGAGTCGCACTCGCGGTGAAAAGTCTGCGACCCCAGACGAAAATCATCGCCGTGGAAGCGGACCATGTCGCGAGCTTTTCCGCCGCCTTGGACTCTGGAAAGCCGGTGCGGATAGAAATGCAGCCGACGCTGGCGGACGGTCTGGCCATCGCCCAGGTCGGAAAGAATGCTTACGCCACCGCCGCGCCGCTGATCGAACGCACAGTTGTCGTGACGGAAGAACAGATTGCGGTTTCGATTCTGCGAATTGTCGAGCTCGAGAAAGGCGTCGTAGAAGGCGCGGCGGCCACGCCCCTGGCGGCTTGTCTCTCCGGTCAACTTCCCGAGCTCGCCGGAAAACGGGTTGTCCTCCTCCTTTGCGGAGGAAACATCGACCCAAACGTCCTGAGTCGCGTGGTGGAACGAGGACTGGTCGCGGATGGCCGGCTCTGCCGGTTCACTGCCATGATCAGTGATCGCCCGGGCGGACTGGCTGATCTCGCGACGCAAATTGCTTCGACCGGGGCGAGCATCAAACAGGTCGTGCATGATCGCGCCTTCGCGGGTTCGGACGTCTCCGCAGTTCACGTTCTTTGCACGGTGGAGACGCGGAATCACGAGCATCTCGCCGAAGTCAGGGCGCGATTGCGAGACCACGGCGTGCAGACGTTCGAATCGAAGTAG